From the genome of Pukyongia salina, one region includes:
- a CDS encoding DUF350 domain-containing protein: MNTKLFTLAILEIIISIGITVAIIFVSFKILKLLFFRSSDLRGDNMAFTIFTSGIILSIGLILSEILPSITNVIRLSTTQTETVDSTTIISYSGLYLAIGFIMAVFINATAFLLFSMLTKGINEFREIQRNNVSVAILVVTILLSITLIVKESIALLISALIPYPELTNYL, from the coding sequence ATGAATACCAAACTGTTCACACTCGCAATTCTAGAAATTATAATATCGATCGGGATCACCGTGGCGATAATCTTTGTGTCTTTTAAGATCCTGAAATTGCTTTTCTTTCGCAGCTCCGATCTACGAGGCGATAACATGGCATTTACTATTTTCACCTCGGGCATCATCCTGTCCATAGGCCTCATCCTAAGCGAAATTCTTCCCTCCATCACCAATGTGATCCGGCTAAGCACAACTCAAACCGAAACCGTTGATAGCACTACCATCATTTCGTATTCGGGACTATACCTGGCCATTGGTTTTATTATGGCGGTCTTTATAAATGCAACGGCTTTTCTGCTCTTTTCAATGTTAACCAAAGGCATTAATGAATTTAGGGAGATCCAGCGAAATAATGTATCTGTAGCCATTCTGGTAGTGACCATTCTGCTGAGTATAACCCTTATTGTAAAGGAGAGTATCGCGCTATTGATAAGCGCTCTCATCCCTTATCCAGAGCTAACAAATTATCTGTAA
- a CDS encoding long-chain-fatty-acid--protein ligase — translation MSASHIFNIKDQEEFFDLALYTFLFQYENVPLYRNFCDALGTDVKAVSKLTDIPFLPIEFFKREPIIASGKQEEIIFYSSGTTGTNRSKHYVADLNLYSQSFLKAFEMNFGDLKDLTILALLPSYLEQKGSSLIYMVDTLINKTANPHSGFYLHNTDELRETLLDLEEKGQQTLLIGVSYALLDLVENHRFELKNTFVMETGGMKGRRKEMIREELHHILKMGFGVSRIYSEYGMTELLSQAYSKGDGLFSCPPWMKILTRDPEDALSYVDNKTGGINVIDLANRYSCSFIATQDLGKLDAQGNFEILGRFDTSDIRGCNLMVI, via the coding sequence ATGTCTGCATCTCATATTTTCAATATCAAGGATCAGGAAGAATTCTTTGATCTGGCGTTATACACCTTCCTGTTTCAATACGAGAATGTTCCTTTATACCGAAATTTCTGCGATGCCCTGGGTACCGATGTAAAAGCGGTTAGCAAACTAACCGATATTCCCTTCCTACCCATCGAATTTTTTAAACGGGAACCGATCATAGCTTCTGGTAAACAGGAAGAGATCATCTTCTATAGTAGCGGCACTACCGGAACTAACAGGAGTAAGCATTACGTGGCCGATCTCAATTTATACAGCCAAAGTTTTCTGAAAGCTTTCGAGATGAATTTCGGCGATTTGAAGGACCTTACCATTTTAGCGCTCTTGCCTTCCTACCTGGAACAAAAAGGGTCTTCACTTATCTATATGGTAGACACCCTCATTAATAAAACTGCAAATCCGCACAGCGGATTTTACTTGCACAACACAGACGAACTGAGAGAAACCCTGCTTGACCTGGAAGAAAAAGGGCAGCAAACCTTACTGATCGGGGTGTCCTACGCCCTGCTCGATCTGGTTGAAAACCACAGGTTCGAACTTAAAAACACCTTCGTTATGGAAACCGGCGGCATGAAAGGCCGGCGAAAGGAAATGATTAGGGAAGAATTACATCACATCTTGAAAATGGGTTTTGGGGTTTCTCGAATATATAGTGAATACGGCATGACCGAACTCCTCTCACAAGCTTACAGTAAGGGCGACGGACTCTTTAGCTGCCCCCCCTGGATGAAGATCCTTACCCGCGATCCGGAAGATGCGCTCAGTTATGTTGATAATAAAACAGGAGGTATTAACGTGATCGACCTTGCCAACCGCTATTCCTGTTCGTTTATCGCTACACAGGACCTAGGCAAATTAGATGCGCAAGGTAATTTTGAAATTTTAGGTAGATTTGATACCAGCGATATAAGAGGATGTAATTTAATGGTCATTTAA
- a CDS encoding response regulator transcription factor, which produces MKKRDTRILLVDDEPDILEIIGYNLSSEGYQISTAENGVEAIAKAKKHRPHLIVLDVMMPEMDGIEACEKIRAIPELSETVITFLTARGEDYSQVAGFEAGADDYITKPIKPKVLISKVKALLRRFKEDSEAESTVKIGNLTINREEYKILKGKQEIILPRKEFELLALLASRPGKVFKREDILDRVWGNEVVVGGRTIDVHIRKLREKIGDERFKTVKGVGYKFVV; this is translated from the coding sequence ATGAAGAAAAGAGATACGCGTATTTTGTTAGTAGATGACGAACCGGATATCCTGGAGATCATCGGTTATAATCTCTCCTCGGAAGGCTATCAGATAAGCACTGCCGAAAATGGAGTAGAAGCAATTGCGAAGGCCAAGAAACATAGACCCCATTTGATCGTTCTGGATGTAATGATGCCCGAAATGGATGGTATAGAAGCGTGCGAAAAGATTCGTGCTATCCCCGAACTATCCGAAACCGTTATTACCTTTCTTACTGCCCGCGGGGAGGATTATTCGCAGGTAGCGGGATTCGAGGCGGGAGCAGACGATTATATTACCAAGCCCATAAAACCAAAGGTTTTAATTAGTAAGGTAAAAGCACTTTTAAGGCGATTTAAAGAAGATTCGGAGGCAGAAAGTACCGTGAAAATTGGTAACTTGACCATCAACAGGGAGGAATACAAGATCCTGAAAGGAAAACAGGAGATCATTCTCCCCAGAAAAGAATTCGAATTGCTTGCCCTATTAGCTTCCAGGCCCGGTAAAGTATTTAAACGAGAGGATATATTAGACAGGGTATGGGGTAATGAAGTGGTTGTAGGCGGCCGAACCATCGATGTGCATATTAGAAAATTGCGCGAGAAGATCGGGGATGAACGTTTTAAAACTGTGAAAGGGGTTGGCTATAAGTTTGTAGTCTAA
- a CDS encoding sensor histidine kinase: MSTNFKKAYKFAGYTSAAITVVLTLSLGVFFYTTNSLNIYILIGFAILCYLSSFFIIQYRVERFIYKRIKKIYDDVSLLEASSFSKNQITTDMATLTKEVERFAQDKKLEIEGLKIRENYRKEFIGNISHELKTPLFTVQGYILTLLDGAMKDKSVRKKYLVNANKGVERLIYIVKDLDMITKLEVGDLNIYKEEHNIIELVQNVFDLLEMKAAKKKIELAFDKPYPDSIMVMADRERIQQVLSNLIVNSIKYGREGGTTEVSIEDLIKNKVIVRISDNGEGIAKENIPRIFERFFRVDKSGSRREGGSGLGLAIVKHIIEAHAEKIYVESQLGIGSEFSFTLEKAK; encoded by the coding sequence ATGTCCACGAATTTTAAGAAGGCCTATAAATTTGCCGGGTATACATCGGCTGCTATCACTGTTGTTCTCACACTCAGCCTGGGTGTGTTTTTTTATACAACGAATTCCCTTAATATTTATATCCTTATCGGTTTCGCAATTTTGTGTTACCTCAGTTCTTTTTTTATCATTCAATACCGGGTGGAACGATTTATCTATAAGCGTATCAAGAAAATATACGACGATGTTTCCTTACTAGAGGCTTCTTCATTTAGCAAGAATCAGATCACCACAGATATGGCCACCCTTACCAAAGAGGTAGAACGATTTGCGCAGGATAAAAAACTGGAGATCGAAGGCTTGAAGATCAGGGAGAATTACAGAAAAGAATTTATTGGAAACATTTCGCACGAACTAAAAACACCATTGTTTACGGTACAAGGATACATTCTCACCTTGTTAGACGGCGCCATGAAGGACAAGAGTGTTCGAAAAAAATATCTGGTGAATGCCAACAAAGGGGTAGAACGACTCATTTACATAGTGAAGGATCTCGATATGATCACTAAGCTGGAAGTAGGGGACCTAAATATTTACAAAGAGGAGCACAACATTATAGAACTGGTTCAAAATGTATTCGACCTTTTGGAAATGAAGGCTGCTAAGAAGAAGATCGAACTTGCTTTCGATAAGCCCTACCCAGACAGTATTATGGTGATGGCAGACAGGGAACGCATTCAGCAGGTGTTGTCCAACCTGATCGTTAATTCCATAAAATACGGAAGAGAAGGCGGAACTACCGAAGTAAGTATTGAGGATCTTATAAAGAACAAAGTGATAGTGCGGATCTCCGATAATGGCGAGGGCATAGCAAAAGAAAATATTCCAAGGATATTCGAACGTTTTTTCAGGGTTGATAAAAGTGGTTCCAGACGGGAAGGCGGCAGCGGTTTAGGACTTGCCATTGTGAAACATATTATTGAAGCCCACGCCGAGAAGATCTATGTTGAGAGTCAGTTAGGTATCGGCTCCGAATTCTCATTCACGCTCGAAAAGGCGAAATAA
- a CDS encoding glycosyltransferase, producing the protein MNEHFGNHSLLKQKKNILVAPLHWGLGHATRCIPIIHALLDSGYRVTLASDGAALALLRIEFPRLECLELPSYNIQYTRKGIFLKLKLLFTLPQIRKTISEEKKFISGLVKEGKIDGIISDNRLGVNSKKVPSVFITHQLNVLSGSTSWLSSKAHQRIIMKFNECWVPDLDGPGSLSGKLGHLKEFRIPVKYIGPLSRMKPQQLPIKYDILCLLSGPEPQRSILEEKLIKIFRGSGKKVVIVRGIVEEVVRKQEDSNLTVINFLPSKELEKLINESDLVICRSGYTTIMDLAVMGKKAFFIPTPGQYEQQYLAKRLASKNVVPFCKQEEFELAKLDMISSYKGLQGYQSNKNLEHLFRLFERE; encoded by the coding sequence GTGAACGAACACTTTGGCAATCACTCCCTGTTGAAGCAAAAGAAGAACATCCTGGTTGCCCCATTACACTGGGGTCTTGGACACGCAACACGCTGCATTCCTATTATCCATGCCCTACTGGATAGCGGTTATCGTGTAACTCTAGCTTCAGATGGTGCAGCTCTGGCCCTGTTGAGGATTGAATTTCCCCGCTTGGAATGTTTAGAATTACCCTCTTACAACATTCAATATACACGAAAAGGCATTTTCCTTAAATTGAAACTGCTCTTTACACTGCCTCAAATACGAAAAACCATTTCAGAAGAAAAAAAATTTATAAGCGGCCTGGTAAAGGAAGGGAAGATCGATGGTATTATTAGTGATAACCGCTTGGGAGTTAATTCGAAAAAGGTGCCGTCGGTTTTTATAACACATCAATTAAACGTACTCTCGGGGAGCACTTCCTGGCTAAGCAGCAAGGCCCACCAACGGATAATAATGAAATTTAACGAATGTTGGGTGCCAGATTTAGACGGCCCGGGGAGTTTAAGCGGGAAATTAGGCCATCTAAAGGAGTTTAGGATCCCGGTGAAGTATATTGGTCCTCTCAGCAGAATGAAGCCTCAACAGCTTCCTATAAAATACGACATTCTTTGTTTGCTTTCGGGGCCCGAACCTCAGCGTAGTATACTGGAAGAAAAGCTTATAAAAATCTTTCGGGGTTCTGGTAAAAAGGTAGTTATTGTACGCGGAATTGTAGAGGAAGTAGTCCGTAAACAGGAAGACTCTAATCTAACTGTTATAAACTTTTTACCTTCAAAAGAGCTTGAAAAACTTATCAATGAAAGTGATCTCGTAATTTGCAGGTCTGGTTACACCACAATTATGGATCTGGCTGTAATGGGTAAGAAAGCCTTCTTTATCCCCACACCCGGGCAGTACGAACAGCAATATCTTGCAAAACGACTTGCTTCAAAAAATGTGGTTCCCTTTTGTAAACAGGAAGAATTCGAGCTGGCAAAACTGGATATGATATCAAGCTATAAAGGCTTGCAAGGGTATCAAAGCAATAAAAACCTCGAACATTTATTTCGCCTTTTCGAGCGTGAATGA
- the trmB gene encoding tRNA (guanosine(46)-N7)-methyltransferase TrmB, whose translation MGSKNKLKRFRENETFSNVIQPERDEILSNTFDLKGKWGKQFFKNEHPIVLELGCGKGEYTVNLAKKYPEKNFIGVDIKGARLWRGAKTALDDGLPNVGFLRTQIELLDHLFGQHEVDEIWITFPDPQIKYKRTKHRLTNAKFLELYKKILIPEGIIHLKTDSEFMHGYTLGLLQGLGHEVLYAHHDVYGNDYTPEEVTSIKTYYESQYLEEGKKITYIRFKLK comes from the coding sequence TTGGGAAGTAAGAATAAATTAAAACGATTCAGGGAGAATGAAACCTTTTCCAATGTGATCCAGCCGGAACGCGATGAAATACTGTCCAACACCTTTGATCTAAAGGGAAAATGGGGCAAACAATTTTTTAAGAATGAACACCCCATAGTCCTGGAACTTGGATGTGGTAAGGGCGAATATACCGTAAACCTGGCGAAGAAGTATCCCGAAAAAAACTTCATTGGTGTAGACATAAAAGGTGCCAGGCTATGGCGGGGCGCCAAAACAGCTTTAGACGACGGACTACCTAATGTTGGATTTTTACGAACCCAGATAGAGCTACTAGACCATCTCTTCGGGCAGCACGAAGTAGATGAGATTTGGATCACCTTTCCAGATCCGCAGATCAAGTACAAACGGACTAAGCACCGGCTTACCAACGCGAAGTTCCTTGAACTTTACAAAAAGATCCTGATCCCGGAGGGCATCATTCATTTAAAAACCGATAGTGAGTTCATGCATGGGTATACCCTGGGTCTTCTTCAAGGGCTGGGACATGAGGTTTTATATGCACATCACGACGTTTACGGTAACGATTATACGCCGGAAGAAGTAACTTCCATCAAGACATATTATGAAAGCCAGTATCTAGAAGAAGGAAAAAAAATCACCTACATCCGGTTTAAATTGAAATAG
- a CDS encoding LysE family transporter yields MTLVTNFLIGFLAAFVGVIPPGLLNMSAAKISMKEGRKKGLMFSIGVCVTVMLQTYVALIFARFLDKHPEYVDMLQKVALGIFICITIYFFFIAKDTRRPLPEDMNRSKTNRYFAGMLLAVLNLLPLPYWVYISITFAGFGWFTFEQPGIWAAVLASGMGTFAMLVVYVQFFRRKEEPKKRKWNMNYIIGFITAVISVITFIKILNDF; encoded by the coding sequence ATGACCCTAGTAACAAATTTCCTCATTGGTTTTCTGGCAGCTTTTGTAGGGGTGATCCCCCCAGGCCTCCTTAATATGTCGGCCGCAAAGATCAGTATGAAGGAGGGCAGGAAAAAGGGGTTAATGTTTTCCATTGGTGTATGCGTAACGGTGATGTTACAAACCTATGTTGCCCTTATTTTTGCAAGATTTCTCGACAAGCATCCCGAATATGTGGATATGTTACAAAAGGTGGCCCTGGGAATCTTTATTTGTATTACCATTTACTTTTTCTTTATTGCCAAGGATACACGCAGGCCTCTGCCGGAGGATATGAACCGATCTAAGACGAATCGTTATTTCGCAGGCATGTTGCTGGCGGTGCTCAATTTATTACCCTTGCCTTATTGGGTCTATATTAGTATAACATTCGCAGGTTTTGGGTGGTTCACTTTCGAACAACCCGGGATCTGGGCTGCTGTCCTCGCATCGGGAATGGGTACTTTCGCCATGTTGGTAGTATATGTGCAGTTCTTCAGAAGAAAAGAAGAACCTAAAAAGCGTAAATGGAACATGAATTATATAATTGGTTTTATCACCGCTGTGATTTCAGTGATCACCTTCATTAAGATCTTAAACGACTTTTAA
- a CDS encoding MGMT family protein, with protein sequence MKSEGFFTQVYQVAKQIPYGRVTSYGAIARYLGAAGSARMVGWAMNASHNDPDIPAHRVVNRKGLLTGKHHFDGTNLMQQLLESEGVEVEDNQILNFDTLFWDPGKEL encoded by the coding sequence ATGAAATCTGAAGGCTTCTTCACACAGGTTTACCAGGTGGCTAAACAGATACCTTACGGGCGTGTTACCTCCTACGGTGCCATCGCAAGGTACCTGGGCGCGGCAGGGAGTGCACGTATGGTTGGCTGGGCGATGAATGCTTCCCACAATGATCCCGATATCCCGGCGCATCGGGTTGTTAACCGCAAAGGATTGCTTACGGGGAAACATCATTTTGACGGGACAAACCTTATGCAGCAATTGCTGGAAAGTGAAGGAGTAGAGGTTGAGGACAACCAGATCCTTAATTTCGATACCCTGTTTTGGGATCCGGGAAAAGAGCTTTAG
- a CDS encoding Mrp/NBP35 family ATP-binding protein has protein sequence MSFKKQDILNALESVTIAGEGKNMVESGAIRNVMTFADEVVVDIVMSTPAMHIKKRAEADIIKTIKEKVSEEAKVQVNIKVEAQAKANPNLIKGKPIPGIQNIVAIASGKGGVGKSTVTANLAVSLSKMGFKVGVLDADIYGPSIPIMFDVAEARPLSVEIEGKSKMKPIENYGVKVLSIGFFTKPDQAVIWRGPMAAKALNQLIFDAAWGELDFMLIDLPPGTGDIHLSIMQSLPITGAVVVSTPQNVALADARKGVAMFQQESIQVPVLGIIENMAYFTPAELPENKYYIFGKEGAKNLAEDLKVPFLGEIPLEQSIREAGDVGHPAALQVATSTETAFEEVTRRVVEETVRRNEDLPPTEAIKITTMAGCSAVKK, from the coding sequence ATGAGTTTTAAGAAACAAGATATACTAAATGCACTGGAATCGGTTACCATAGCTGGCGAAGGAAAGAATATGGTGGAGAGTGGTGCCATACGGAATGTTATGACCTTTGCCGATGAGGTAGTGGTGGATATTGTTATGTCCACCCCTGCCATGCACATTAAGAAACGGGCAGAAGCCGATATCATTAAAACTATAAAAGAAAAGGTTTCGGAAGAAGCCAAAGTACAGGTAAATATCAAAGTGGAAGCCCAGGCCAAGGCAAATCCTAACCTCATCAAAGGAAAGCCTATTCCCGGGATTCAGAATATTGTAGCCATTGCCTCGGGTAAAGGAGGTGTGGGTAAATCTACAGTAACTGCAAATCTAGCCGTAAGCCTTTCAAAAATGGGATTCAAGGTAGGGGTGCTGGATGCCGACATTTACGGCCCTTCTATCCCTATTATGTTCGATGTGGCCGAAGCTCGCCCTTTATCGGTAGAAATAGAAGGCAAGAGTAAGATGAAGCCCATTGAGAATTACGGGGTGAAAGTATTATCCATAGGGTTTTTTACCAAGCCGGACCAGGCAGTGATCTGGAGAGGTCCTATGGCGGCGAAAGCACTTAATCAGCTTATTTTCGATGCTGCCTGGGGGGAGTTGGATTTTATGTTAATCGATCTACCTCCCGGTACGGGTGATATTCATTTGAGTATCATGCAATCCCTTCCTATCACAGGGGCGGTAGTAGTAAGCACGCCACAGAACGTAGCGCTAGCAGATGCCCGTAAAGGGGTGGCGATGTTTCAGCAGGAAAGTATACAAGTTCCCGTGTTGGGCATCATAGAGAATATGGCCTATTTTACTCCGGCCGAACTACCGGAGAATAAATATTATATCTTCGGAAAAGAAGGTGCAAAGAATTTAGCCGAAGATCTTAAAGTGCCGTTCCTGGGAGAGATCCCGTTGGAACAGAGCATCCGTGAAGCCGGCGATGTAGGACACCCGGCAGCACTGCAGGTGGCAACCTCTACCGAAACCGCTTTCGAGGAAGTAACACGCAGAGTGGTGGAAGAGACTGTTAGAAGAAACGAAGATCTTCCCCCAACCGAAGCAATTAAGATAACAACTATGGCCGGATGTAGTGCCGTAAAGAAATAA
- a CDS encoding NifU family protein, whose translation MTDKELQVKIELALDEIRPFLQSDGGDISLVSIDNGKIVKVQLEGACVGCSVNQMTLKSGVEMTIKKHAPQIETVLSV comes from the coding sequence ATGACAGATAAGGAATTACAAGTAAAGATCGAATTAGCCCTGGATGAGATCCGTCCCTTTCTTCAAAGTGACGGTGGGGATATTTCTTTGGTTTCTATCGATAATGGAAAAATTGTGAAGGTACAATTGGAAGGAGCTTGTGTGGGATGTAGTGTGAACCAGATGACCCTGAAAAGTGGTGTGGAGATGACCATTAAAAAACATGCACCTCAGATAGAAACCGTACTGAGTGTATAA
- a CDS encoding NAD(P)/FAD-dependent oxidoreductase, whose product MINTDILIIGAGPTGLFTVFEAGLLKLKCHLIDALPQAGGQCSEIYPKKPIYDIPAFPEILAGELVDNLMKQIEPFQPGFTLGERAETIDKQEDGTFIVTTNKGTKHRAPVVAIAGGLGSFEPRKPPIANIVKYEDHGVEYIIRDPEMYRDKDVVIAGGGDSALDWSIFLTDVAKSVTLIHRRNEFRGALDSVEKVQELKNLGKIELITPAEVVDITGTEKVEAVSVKRNGEIFNRPCDHFIPLFGLAPKLGPIADWGLEIEKNAIKVDNSLDYQTNIPGIYAIGDVNTYPGKLKLILCGFHEATLMCQSAYQRIHPDKRYVMKYTTVGGVEGFDGSKKEAPKAVVKAIE is encoded by the coding sequence ATGATCAATACTGATATTTTAATAATAGGAGCTGGCCCCACGGGGCTTTTCACCGTTTTTGAAGCAGGACTACTAAAACTTAAATGTCATCTTATCGATGCGCTGCCACAGGCAGGAGGACAGTGCTCCGAGATCTATCCAAAAAAGCCTATTTACGATATACCTGCCTTTCCCGAAATTCTGGCGGGGGAACTGGTGGATAACCTGATGAAACAAATAGAACCTTTCCAGCCTGGATTTACATTAGGTGAAAGAGCAGAGACTATAGATAAACAGGAAGACGGCACCTTTATAGTAACTACAAATAAGGGAACAAAGCACCGGGCTCCTGTGGTGGCAATTGCTGGTGGCTTAGGAAGTTTCGAGCCAAGAAAGCCTCCTATTGCCAATATCGTAAAATATGAAGATCACGGGGTTGAGTATATAATTCGTGATCCCGAAATGTACAGAGATAAAGATGTAGTGATAGCAGGTGGTGGCGATTCTGCACTGGATTGGAGCATTTTCTTAACAGATGTGGCAAAAAGCGTGACTCTAATTCACAGGAGAAATGAATTCCGTGGAGCGTTGGATAGCGTAGAGAAAGTTCAGGAGTTAAAAAACCTTGGGAAAATAGAGCTTATCACTCCGGCAGAAGTGGTGGATATAACTGGTACCGAAAAAGTAGAAGCTGTTTCTGTAAAAAGAAATGGCGAAATTTTTAATCGGCCCTGTGATCACTTTATACCTCTTTTTGGCCTGGCTCCAAAATTAGGGCCTATAGCAGACTGGGGACTTGAAATAGAAAAGAACGCCATTAAAGTGGATAACTCCCTGGACTACCAAACCAATATTCCTGGTATCTACGCCATTGGAGATGTAAATACCTACCCTGGAAAACTCAAGCTGATCTTGTGTGGTTTTCACGAAGCGACCCTAATGTGTCAAAGTGCCTATCAGCGAATTCATCCCGATAAGCGCTATGTTATGAAATACACAACCGTGGGTGGGGTTGAAGGTTTCGACGGAAGTAAGAAGGAGGCCCCTAAGGCTGTTGTAAAAGCCATAGAATAA
- a CDS encoding 2Fe-2S iron-sulfur cluster-binding protein, which produces MQDIKITIIDREGEEHLVDAPTDMNMNVMEIVRSYELAPEGTIGVCGGMAMCASCQCYVLSNHELPKKSDEEEAMLAEAFYVEDNSRLGCQIRITPQLDGLKVQLAPES; this is translated from the coding sequence ATGCAGGACATAAAAATTACCATAATCGACCGTGAAGGAGAGGAACACCTGGTCGATGCTCCCACCGATATGAATATGAACGTGATGGAGATAGTTAGGTCCTATGAGCTCGCTCCTGAAGGCACCATAGGCGTTTGCGGAGGTATGGCTATGTGTGCTTCCTGCCAGTGCTATGTATTGAGCAACCATGAGCTACCCAAAAAAAGTGATGAAGAAGAGGCTATGCTCGCCGAAGCGTTTTATGTGGAAGATAACAGCAGATTAGGCTGCCAGATTAGGATCACACCTCAATTGGACGGTCTAAAAGTACAGCTGGCCCCTGAAAGTTAA
- a CDS encoding metallophosphoesterase family protein → MSSRKRFARAFKEAPRIPFDDSSKFIIFSDCHRGDNSFADDFANNRNTYYHALLHYYNEGFTYCELGDGDELWENLEFKSIFEAHKNVYILMMQFYRECRLYRLLGNHDMVYKNERYVEKHLHSYFDKITGKDVPLFPGIKFTEGLILEHINTGQEIFMLHGHQADLMNYAFWKFNRFMVRALWRQLQIFGIGDPTSPAKNYRELKKVERRTKNWIIENDNIFTITGHTHRPRFPEPGEIAFFNDGSCVHPRSITGIEIEKGEISLIKWHITTTEDGTLKVNRKLLEGPKKLISYKTN, encoded by the coding sequence ATGTCATCCCGAAAACGCTTTGCGAGGGCTTTCAAAGAAGCTCCTCGAATCCCCTTCGACGATTCTTCCAAATTTATAATCTTTAGCGATTGCCATCGCGGAGACAATAGTTTTGCAGACGATTTTGCCAATAACCGAAACACATACTATCACGCCTTATTACATTATTATAACGAAGGATTTACCTATTGCGAACTAGGGGATGGAGACGAATTATGGGAAAACCTCGAATTTAAATCCATCTTCGAGGCTCATAAGAATGTGTACATCCTCATGATGCAATTCTATCGGGAATGCCGCCTCTACCGCTTGCTTGGCAATCATGATATGGTGTATAAAAACGAACGCTATGTTGAAAAACACCTGCATAGCTATTTCGATAAGATAACCGGGAAGGATGTGCCCTTGTTTCCGGGAATTAAATTCACAGAGGGCCTTATCCTGGAACACATCAATACAGGGCAGGAAATATTTATGCTTCACGGTCATCAGGCGGATCTAATGAACTATGCGTTTTGGAAGTTCAACCGATTTATGGTTCGGGCCTTATGGAGACAATTGCAGATCTTCGGGATTGGAGACCCAACGAGTCCGGCAAAGAACTACAGGGAATTAAAGAAAGTAGAGCGCCGTACCAAGAACTGGATCATAGAGAACGATAATATCTTCACCATCACAGGCCATACCCATAGACCTCGTTTCCCCGAACCGGGTGAGATCGCTTTCTTTAACGATGGCAGTTGCGTACATCCCCGCAGTATAACAGGAATTGAGATAGAAAAAGGGGAGATCTCGCTTATAAAGTGGCACATAACCACTACAGAAGACGGTACATTAAAGGTGAACAGGAAGTTATTGGAAGGACCAAAAAAGCTTATTTCCTATAAGACCAATTAA